The proteins below are encoded in one region of Anguilla anguilla isolate fAngAng1 chromosome 3, fAngAng1.pri, whole genome shotgun sequence:
- the atp11c gene encoding phospholipid-transporting ATPase 11C isoform X3 codes for MIRRRLNRWLGRDERRVDSRTVYVGHRPCPSTEVFIPPKFCDNRIVSSKYTIWNFLPKNLFEQFRRIANFYFLIIFLVQVIVDTPTSPVTSGLPLFFVITVTAIKQGYEDWLRHKADNEVNKYLVTVLEDGRSSRKESEKIKVGDVLEVVEDETFPCDLILLRSSRDDDTCFVTTASLDGESNHKTHYTVPDTERDLDSLNATIECEQPQPDLYKFVGRMHVNRSDGDPAVRSLGPENLLLKGATLKNTKKIYGVAVYTGMETKMALNYQGKSQKRSAVEKSINAFLLVYLSILLSKALVCTTLKYWWQGRPGQDEPWYNHKTQKEKDTNLYLKMFTDFLSFMVLFNFIIPVSMYVTVEMQKFLGSFFIAWDKDFYDPEIQEGALVNTSDLNEELGQVEYVFTDKTGTLTQNNMEFIECCIDGFQYKSQGPQSEVDGLCVPDGPISKLQQKAGREKEELFLRALCLCHTVQVKEAGQGEDGRDQVDGLDQGDQGDQVDGLDGGNDGPRGGERCGFIASSPDEVALVKGAMKYGFTFLGLECKQMKIMNRNNDVESYELLHVLNFDPVRRRMSVIVKSKTGETLLFCKGADSSIFPRVKPEEVDRIRMHVERNATEGYRTLCVAYKEMSVEEFAQADAGLRDARLALQDREERLMAVYNQVETGLSLIGATAVEDRLQEEAAETMEALQGAGMKVWVLTGDKMETAKSTCYACRLFQRGTELLELTVRTLEEGGQRREERLQELLLDYHKRTVQDAPPAKAGVTRRWSAATQEYGFIVDGAALSLVMNDASARRYKSLFLQISQSCSAVLCCRMAPLQKAQIVKMVKNSKGNPITLSIGDGANDVSMILEAHVGIGIKGKEGRQAVRNSDYAIPKLKHLKKLLLAHGHLYYVRIAHLVQYFFYKNLCFILPQFLFQFFCGYSQQPLYDAAYLTMYNICFTSMPILAYSLLEQHISMEILLDDASLYRVIGKNAMLRWGPFLYWSLLGLFHGLVFFFGVHYLFGNPALQDNGQVFGNWSFGTIVFTVLVFTVTLKLALDTRHWTWINHFVIWGSLAFYVFFSFFWGGIIWPFLKHQRLYFVFANMLSSVSAWLVIILLILLSLLPDILFAVLRPPRGPHPRQMKQRLPSSGTSTIFMLSQTASTHSFSWSD; via the exons CTTGGCCGGGACGAGAGACGGGTGGACAGCAGGACCGTCTACGTGGGACACCGGCCCTGTCCCTCCACGGAGGTCTTCATCCCGCCAAAATTTTGCGACAACAGGATTGTGTCTTCCAAG TATACCATTTGGAACTTTCTGCCAAAGAACCTGTTTGAGCAGTTCAGAAGGATCGCCAATTTCTACTTCCTGATCATATTCCTGGTGCAG GTGATAGTGGACACCCCCACCAGTCCTGTCACCAGCGGATTGCCCTTGTTTTTTGTTATCACGGTGACTGCTATCAAACAG GGCTACGAGGACTGGCTGAGGCACAAGGCGGACAACGAGGTGAATAAGTACCTGGTGACGGTGCTGGAGGACGGGCGGAGCTCGCGAAAGGAGAGCGAGAAGATCAAG GTGGGCGATGTgttggaggtggtggaggacgAGACCTTCCCCTGCGACCTGATCCTGCTGCGGTCCAGCCGCGATGATGACACCTGCTTCGTCACCACGGCCAGCCTGGACGGGGAGTCCAACCACAAG acacactacacagTGCCCGACACTGAGAGGGATCTGGACTCGCTCAATGCCACCATTGAGTGTGAGCAACCCCAGCCCGACCTCTACAA gttcGTGGGGCGCATGCACGTAAACAGGAGCGATGGGGACCCCGCCGTGCG gtCCCTGGGCCCAGAGAATTTGCTTCTGAAAGGGGCCActttgaaaaacacaaagaagatCTATG GCGTGGCGGTTTACACCGGCATGGAGACCAAGATGGCGCTCAACTACCAGGGGAAGTCCCAGAAGCGCTCGGCTGTGGAAAA GTCGATCAACGCCTTCCTCCTGGTGTACCTGAGCATTCTGCTGAGCAAGGCGCTGGTGTGCACCACGCTCAAGTACTGGTGGCAGGGCCGGCCGGGCCAGGACGAGCCCTGGTACAACCACAAGACCCAGAAGGAGAAGGACACTAACCTG TACCTGAAGATGTTCACCGACTTCCTCTCCTTCATGGTGCTCTTCAACTTCATCATCCCCGTCTCCATGTACGTTACCGTGGAGATGCAGAAGTTCCTGGGCTCCTTCTTCATCGCCTGGGACAAGGACTTCTACGATCCCGAGatccaggagggggcgctggtCAACACCTCTGACCTCAACGAGGAGCTTGggcag GTGGAGTATGTGTTCACGGATAAGACGGGCACCCTCACGCAGAACAACATGGAGTTCATCGAGTGCTGCATCGACGGCTTCCAGTACAAGTCCCAGGGCCCCCAGTCCGAGGTGGACGGGCTCTGTGTCCCCGACGGGCCCATCAGCAAACTGCAGCAGAAGGCTGGCAGG gagaaggaggagctgtTCCTGCgggctctgtgcctgtgtcacACGGTGCAGGTGAaggaggcggggcagggggaggacGGCCGGGACCAGGTGGACGGGCTGGACCAGGGGGACCAGGGGGACCAGGTGGACGGGCTGGACGGCGGGAACGACGGCCCGCGCGGGGGCGAGCGCTGTGGCTTCATCGCCTCGTCCCCCGACGAGGTGGCCCTGGTCAAGGGGGCCATGAA GTATGGCTTCACTTTCCTGGGGCTGGAGTGTAAACAGATGAAAATCATGAACCGGAATAACGATGTGGAATC GTATGAGCTGCTTCACGTGTTGAACTTTGACCCCGTGCGGAGACGGATGAGCGTGATCGTGAAGTCAAAGACGG GGGAAACGCTGCTGTTCTGCAAGGGCGCCGACTCCTCCATCTTCCCCCGCGTGAAGCCGGAGGAGGTGGACAGGATACGCATGCACGTGGAACGCAACGCCACG gAGGGCTACCGCACGCTGTGCGTGGCCTATAAGGAGATGAGCGTGGAGGAGTTCGCTCAGGCCGACGCTGGGCTCAGGGACGCTCGCCTGGCCCTGCAGGACCGGGAGGAGAGGCTCATGGCCGTCTACAACCAGGTGGAGACCGGCCTGAGCCTGATAGGAGCCACGGCCGTGGAGGACAG acTGCAGGAGGAGGCGGCCGAGACCATGGAGGCGCTGCAGGGAGCAGGCATGAAAGTGTGGGTACTGACGGGGGACAAGATGGAGACGGCCAAGTCCACGTGCTACGCCTGCCGGCTGTTCCAGCGGGGCAcggagctgctggagctgacGGTGCGCACCCTGGAGGAGGGAGGCCAAAGGCGCGAGGAGCGTCTGCAGGAGCTCCTGCTGGACTACCACAAGAGGACGGTGCAGGACGCCCCACCCGCGAAGGCCGGGGTCACCAG GAGGTGGTCGGCGGCGACGCAGGAGTACGGCTTCATCGTGGACGGCGCGGCGCTCTCCCTGGTGATGAACGACGCTAGCGCCCGGCGCTACAAGagcctgttcctgcagatcagCCAGAGCTGCTCGGCCGTGCTCTGCTGCCGCATGGCCCCCCTGCAGAAGGCCCAG ATTGTGAAGATGGTTAAGAACTCCAAAGGGAACCCCATCACGCTCTCCATTGGAGACGGAGCCAATGACGTCAGCATGATCCTGGAGGCGCACGTGGGGATAG GTATAAAGGGGAAAGAGGGGCGGCAGGCAGTGCGGAACAGCGACTACGCCATCCCGAAACTCAAGCACCTGAAGAAGCTGTTGCTGGCCCACGGGCACCTGTACTATGTCCGCATCGCCCACCTGGTGCAGTACTTCTTCTACAAG aatcTTTGCTTCATTTTACCTCAGTTCTTGTTCCAGTTTTTCTGTGGATATTCACAGCAG CCCTTGTACGATGCAGCCTATCTGACGATGTACAACATCTGCTTCACCTCTATGCCCATCCTGGCCTACAGCCTCCTGGAGCAGCACATCAGCATGGAGATCCTGCTGGACGATGCCAGCCTGTACA gggtgATAGGGAAGAACGCGATGCTGCGTTGGGGTCCCTTCCTGTACTGGTCATTGCTGGGCTTGTTCCACGGTCTGGTCTTCTTCTTCGGAGTGCACTACCTTTTCGGAAACCCCGCACTACAGGACAACGGCCAG GTGTTTGGAAACTGGTCGTTTGGGACCATAGTTTTTACAGTCCTCGTCTTCACTGTCACCCTTAAG CTGGCTCTGGACACGCGGCACTGGACGTGGATCAACCACTTTGTCATCTGGGGCTCCCTGGCCTTCTACgtcttcttcagcttcttctGGGGCGGCATCATATG gcCCTTCCTGAAGCATCAGCGGCTGTACTTCGTCTTCGCTAACATGCTGAGCTCGGTGTCGGCCTGGCTGGTCATCATCCTGCTCATCCTGCTGAGTCTGCTCCCCGACATCCTGTTCGCcgtgctccgccccccccgtggcccccacccccgccag ATGAAGCAACGTCTTCCTTCCTCTGGGACCTCCACTATCTTCATGCTGTCGCAGACCGCCAGCACTCACAGCTTTTCCTGGAGTGACTGA
- the atp11c gene encoding phospholipid-transporting ATPase 11C isoform X2 — translation MIRRRLNRWLGRDERRVDSRTVYVGHRPCPSTEVFIPPKFCDNRIVSSKYTIWNFLPKNLFEQFRRIANFYFLIIFLVQVIVDTPTSPVTSGLPLFFVITVTAIKQGYEDWLRHKADNEVNKYLVTVLEDGRSSRKESEKIKVGDVLEVVEDETFPCDLILLRSSRDDDTCFVTTASLDGESNHKTHYTVPDTERDLDSLNATIECEQPQPDLYKFVGRMHVNRSDGDPAVRSLGPENLLLKGATLKNTKKIYGVAVYTGMETKMALNYQGKSQKRSAVEKSINAFLLVYLSILLSKALVCTTLKYWWQGRPGQDEPWYNHKTQKEKDTNLYLKMFTDFLSFMVLFNFIIPVSMYVTVEMQKFLGSFFIAWDKDFYDPEIQEGALVNTSDLNEELGQVEYVFTDKTGTLTQNNMEFIECCIDGFQYKSQGPQSEVDGLCVPDGPISKLQQKAGREKEELFLRALCLCHTVQVKEAGQGEDGRDQVDGLDQGDQGDQVDGLDGGNDGPRGGERCGFIASSPDEVALVKGAMKYGFTFLGLECKQMKIMNRNNDVESYELLHVLNFDPVRRRMSVIVKSKTGETLLFCKGADSSIFPRVKPEEVDRIRMHVERNATEGYRTLCVAYKEMSVEEFAQADAGLRDARLALQDREERLMAVYNQVETGLSLIGATAVEDRLQEEAAETMEALQGAGMKVWVLTGDKMETAKSTCYACRLFQRGTELLELTVRTLEEGGQRREERLQELLLDYHKRTVQDAPPAKAGVTRRWSAATQEYGFIVDGAALSLVMNDASARRYKSLFLQISQSCSAVLCCRMAPLQKAQIVKMVKNSKGNPITLSIGDGANDVSMILEAHVGIGIKGKEGRQAVRNSDYAIPKLKHLKKLLLAHGHLYYVRIAHLVQYFFYKNLCFILPQFLFQFFCGYSQQPLYDAAYLTMYNICFTSMPILAYSLLEQHISMEILLDDASLYRVIGKNAMLRWGPFLYWSLLGLFHGLVFFFGVHYLFGNPALQDNGQVFGNWSFGTIVFTVLVFTVTLKLALDTRHWTWINHFVIWGSLAFYVFFSFFWGGIIWPFLKHQRLYFVFANMLSSVSAWLVIILLILLSLLPDILFAVLRPPRGPHPRQKPAQSGVGSPQSSARPLLMRTFSDESNTVN, via the exons CTTGGCCGGGACGAGAGACGGGTGGACAGCAGGACCGTCTACGTGGGACACCGGCCCTGTCCCTCCACGGAGGTCTTCATCCCGCCAAAATTTTGCGACAACAGGATTGTGTCTTCCAAG TATACCATTTGGAACTTTCTGCCAAAGAACCTGTTTGAGCAGTTCAGAAGGATCGCCAATTTCTACTTCCTGATCATATTCCTGGTGCAG GTGATAGTGGACACCCCCACCAGTCCTGTCACCAGCGGATTGCCCTTGTTTTTTGTTATCACGGTGACTGCTATCAAACAG GGCTACGAGGACTGGCTGAGGCACAAGGCGGACAACGAGGTGAATAAGTACCTGGTGACGGTGCTGGAGGACGGGCGGAGCTCGCGAAAGGAGAGCGAGAAGATCAAG GTGGGCGATGTgttggaggtggtggaggacgAGACCTTCCCCTGCGACCTGATCCTGCTGCGGTCCAGCCGCGATGATGACACCTGCTTCGTCACCACGGCCAGCCTGGACGGGGAGTCCAACCACAAG acacactacacagTGCCCGACACTGAGAGGGATCTGGACTCGCTCAATGCCACCATTGAGTGTGAGCAACCCCAGCCCGACCTCTACAA gttcGTGGGGCGCATGCACGTAAACAGGAGCGATGGGGACCCCGCCGTGCG gtCCCTGGGCCCAGAGAATTTGCTTCTGAAAGGGGCCActttgaaaaacacaaagaagatCTATG GCGTGGCGGTTTACACCGGCATGGAGACCAAGATGGCGCTCAACTACCAGGGGAAGTCCCAGAAGCGCTCGGCTGTGGAAAA GTCGATCAACGCCTTCCTCCTGGTGTACCTGAGCATTCTGCTGAGCAAGGCGCTGGTGTGCACCACGCTCAAGTACTGGTGGCAGGGCCGGCCGGGCCAGGACGAGCCCTGGTACAACCACAAGACCCAGAAGGAGAAGGACACTAACCTG TACCTGAAGATGTTCACCGACTTCCTCTCCTTCATGGTGCTCTTCAACTTCATCATCCCCGTCTCCATGTACGTTACCGTGGAGATGCAGAAGTTCCTGGGCTCCTTCTTCATCGCCTGGGACAAGGACTTCTACGATCCCGAGatccaggagggggcgctggtCAACACCTCTGACCTCAACGAGGAGCTTGggcag GTGGAGTATGTGTTCACGGATAAGACGGGCACCCTCACGCAGAACAACATGGAGTTCATCGAGTGCTGCATCGACGGCTTCCAGTACAAGTCCCAGGGCCCCCAGTCCGAGGTGGACGGGCTCTGTGTCCCCGACGGGCCCATCAGCAAACTGCAGCAGAAGGCTGGCAGG gagaaggaggagctgtTCCTGCgggctctgtgcctgtgtcacACGGTGCAGGTGAaggaggcggggcagggggaggacGGCCGGGACCAGGTGGACGGGCTGGACCAGGGGGACCAGGGGGACCAGGTGGACGGGCTGGACGGCGGGAACGACGGCCCGCGCGGGGGCGAGCGCTGTGGCTTCATCGCCTCGTCCCCCGACGAGGTGGCCCTGGTCAAGGGGGCCATGAA GTATGGCTTCACTTTCCTGGGGCTGGAGTGTAAACAGATGAAAATCATGAACCGGAATAACGATGTGGAATC GTATGAGCTGCTTCACGTGTTGAACTTTGACCCCGTGCGGAGACGGATGAGCGTGATCGTGAAGTCAAAGACGG GGGAAACGCTGCTGTTCTGCAAGGGCGCCGACTCCTCCATCTTCCCCCGCGTGAAGCCGGAGGAGGTGGACAGGATACGCATGCACGTGGAACGCAACGCCACG gAGGGCTACCGCACGCTGTGCGTGGCCTATAAGGAGATGAGCGTGGAGGAGTTCGCTCAGGCCGACGCTGGGCTCAGGGACGCTCGCCTGGCCCTGCAGGACCGGGAGGAGAGGCTCATGGCCGTCTACAACCAGGTGGAGACCGGCCTGAGCCTGATAGGAGCCACGGCCGTGGAGGACAG acTGCAGGAGGAGGCGGCCGAGACCATGGAGGCGCTGCAGGGAGCAGGCATGAAAGTGTGGGTACTGACGGGGGACAAGATGGAGACGGCCAAGTCCACGTGCTACGCCTGCCGGCTGTTCCAGCGGGGCAcggagctgctggagctgacGGTGCGCACCCTGGAGGAGGGAGGCCAAAGGCGCGAGGAGCGTCTGCAGGAGCTCCTGCTGGACTACCACAAGAGGACGGTGCAGGACGCCCCACCCGCGAAGGCCGGGGTCACCAG GAGGTGGTCGGCGGCGACGCAGGAGTACGGCTTCATCGTGGACGGCGCGGCGCTCTCCCTGGTGATGAACGACGCTAGCGCCCGGCGCTACAAGagcctgttcctgcagatcagCCAGAGCTGCTCGGCCGTGCTCTGCTGCCGCATGGCCCCCCTGCAGAAGGCCCAG ATTGTGAAGATGGTTAAGAACTCCAAAGGGAACCCCATCACGCTCTCCATTGGAGACGGAGCCAATGACGTCAGCATGATCCTGGAGGCGCACGTGGGGATAG GTATAAAGGGGAAAGAGGGGCGGCAGGCAGTGCGGAACAGCGACTACGCCATCCCGAAACTCAAGCACCTGAAGAAGCTGTTGCTGGCCCACGGGCACCTGTACTATGTCCGCATCGCCCACCTGGTGCAGTACTTCTTCTACAAG aatcTTTGCTTCATTTTACCTCAGTTCTTGTTCCAGTTTTTCTGTGGATATTCACAGCAG CCCTTGTACGATGCAGCCTATCTGACGATGTACAACATCTGCTTCACCTCTATGCCCATCCTGGCCTACAGCCTCCTGGAGCAGCACATCAGCATGGAGATCCTGCTGGACGATGCCAGCCTGTACA gggtgATAGGGAAGAACGCGATGCTGCGTTGGGGTCCCTTCCTGTACTGGTCATTGCTGGGCTTGTTCCACGGTCTGGTCTTCTTCTTCGGAGTGCACTACCTTTTCGGAAACCCCGCACTACAGGACAACGGCCAG GTGTTTGGAAACTGGTCGTTTGGGACCATAGTTTTTACAGTCCTCGTCTTCACTGTCACCCTTAAG CTGGCTCTGGACACGCGGCACTGGACGTGGATCAACCACTTTGTCATCTGGGGCTCCCTGGCCTTCTACgtcttcttcagcttcttctGGGGCGGCATCATATG gcCCTTCCTGAAGCATCAGCGGCTGTACTTCGTCTTCGCTAACATGCTGAGCTCGGTGTCGGCCTGGCTGGTCATCATCCTGCTCATCCTGCTGAGTCTGCTCCCCGACATCCTGTTCGCcgtgctccgccccccccgtggcccccacccccgccag
- the atp11c gene encoding phospholipid-transporting ATPase 11C isoform X1: protein MIRRRLNRWLGRDERRVDSRTVYVGHRPCPSTEVFIPPKFCDNRIVSSKYTIWNFLPKNLFEQFRRIANFYFLIIFLVQVIVDTPTSPVTSGLPLFFVITVTAIKQGYEDWLRHKADNEVNKYLVTVLEDGRSSRKESEKIKVGDVLEVVEDETFPCDLILLRSSRDDDTCFVTTASLDGESNHKTHYTVPDTERDLDSLNATIECEQPQPDLYKFVGRMHVNRSDGDPAVRSLGPENLLLKGATLKNTKKIYGVAVYTGMETKMALNYQGKSQKRSAVEKSINAFLLVYLSILLSKALVCTTLKYWWQGRPGQDEPWYNHKTQKEKDTNLYLKMFTDFLSFMVLFNFIIPVSMYVTVEMQKFLGSFFIAWDKDFYDPEIQEGALVNTSDLNEELGQVEYVFTDKTGTLTQNNMEFIECCIDGFQYKSQGPQSEVDGLCVPDGPISKLQQKAGREKEELFLRALCLCHTVQVKEAGQGEDGRDQVDGLDQGDQGDQVDGLDGGNDGPRGGERCGFIASSPDEVALVKGAMKYGFTFLGLECKQMKIMNRNNDVESYELLHVLNFDPVRRRMSVIVKSKTGETLLFCKGADSSIFPRVKPEEVDRIRMHVERNATEGYRTLCVAYKEMSVEEFAQADAGLRDARLALQDREERLMAVYNQVETGLSLIGATAVEDRLQEEAAETMEALQGAGMKVWVLTGDKMETAKSTCYACRLFQRGTELLELTVRTLEEGGQRREERLQELLLDYHKRTVQDAPPAKAGVTRRWSAATQEYGFIVDGAALSLVMNDASARRYKSLFLQISQSCSAVLCCRMAPLQKAQIVKMVKNSKGNPITLSIGDGANDVSMILEAHVGIGIKGKEGRQAVRNSDYAIPKLKHLKKLLLAHGHLYYVRIAHLVQYFFYKNLCFILPQFLFQFFCGYSQQPLYDAAYLTMYNICFTSMPILAYSLLEQHISMEILLDDASLYRVIGKNAMLRWGPFLYWSLLGLFHGLVFFFGVHYLFGNPALQDNGQVFGNWSFGTIVFTVLVFTVTLKLALDTRHWTWINHFVIWGSLAFYVFFSFFWGGIIWPFLKHQRLYFVFANMLSSVSAWLVIILLILLSLLPDILFAVLRPPRGPHPRQKKPAQSGVGSPQSSARPLLMRTFSDESNTVN, encoded by the exons CTTGGCCGGGACGAGAGACGGGTGGACAGCAGGACCGTCTACGTGGGACACCGGCCCTGTCCCTCCACGGAGGTCTTCATCCCGCCAAAATTTTGCGACAACAGGATTGTGTCTTCCAAG TATACCATTTGGAACTTTCTGCCAAAGAACCTGTTTGAGCAGTTCAGAAGGATCGCCAATTTCTACTTCCTGATCATATTCCTGGTGCAG GTGATAGTGGACACCCCCACCAGTCCTGTCACCAGCGGATTGCCCTTGTTTTTTGTTATCACGGTGACTGCTATCAAACAG GGCTACGAGGACTGGCTGAGGCACAAGGCGGACAACGAGGTGAATAAGTACCTGGTGACGGTGCTGGAGGACGGGCGGAGCTCGCGAAAGGAGAGCGAGAAGATCAAG GTGGGCGATGTgttggaggtggtggaggacgAGACCTTCCCCTGCGACCTGATCCTGCTGCGGTCCAGCCGCGATGATGACACCTGCTTCGTCACCACGGCCAGCCTGGACGGGGAGTCCAACCACAAG acacactacacagTGCCCGACACTGAGAGGGATCTGGACTCGCTCAATGCCACCATTGAGTGTGAGCAACCCCAGCCCGACCTCTACAA gttcGTGGGGCGCATGCACGTAAACAGGAGCGATGGGGACCCCGCCGTGCG gtCCCTGGGCCCAGAGAATTTGCTTCTGAAAGGGGCCActttgaaaaacacaaagaagatCTATG GCGTGGCGGTTTACACCGGCATGGAGACCAAGATGGCGCTCAACTACCAGGGGAAGTCCCAGAAGCGCTCGGCTGTGGAAAA GTCGATCAACGCCTTCCTCCTGGTGTACCTGAGCATTCTGCTGAGCAAGGCGCTGGTGTGCACCACGCTCAAGTACTGGTGGCAGGGCCGGCCGGGCCAGGACGAGCCCTGGTACAACCACAAGACCCAGAAGGAGAAGGACACTAACCTG TACCTGAAGATGTTCACCGACTTCCTCTCCTTCATGGTGCTCTTCAACTTCATCATCCCCGTCTCCATGTACGTTACCGTGGAGATGCAGAAGTTCCTGGGCTCCTTCTTCATCGCCTGGGACAAGGACTTCTACGATCCCGAGatccaggagggggcgctggtCAACACCTCTGACCTCAACGAGGAGCTTGggcag GTGGAGTATGTGTTCACGGATAAGACGGGCACCCTCACGCAGAACAACATGGAGTTCATCGAGTGCTGCATCGACGGCTTCCAGTACAAGTCCCAGGGCCCCCAGTCCGAGGTGGACGGGCTCTGTGTCCCCGACGGGCCCATCAGCAAACTGCAGCAGAAGGCTGGCAGG gagaaggaggagctgtTCCTGCgggctctgtgcctgtgtcacACGGTGCAGGTGAaggaggcggggcagggggaggacGGCCGGGACCAGGTGGACGGGCTGGACCAGGGGGACCAGGGGGACCAGGTGGACGGGCTGGACGGCGGGAACGACGGCCCGCGCGGGGGCGAGCGCTGTGGCTTCATCGCCTCGTCCCCCGACGAGGTGGCCCTGGTCAAGGGGGCCATGAA GTATGGCTTCACTTTCCTGGGGCTGGAGTGTAAACAGATGAAAATCATGAACCGGAATAACGATGTGGAATC GTATGAGCTGCTTCACGTGTTGAACTTTGACCCCGTGCGGAGACGGATGAGCGTGATCGTGAAGTCAAAGACGG GGGAAACGCTGCTGTTCTGCAAGGGCGCCGACTCCTCCATCTTCCCCCGCGTGAAGCCGGAGGAGGTGGACAGGATACGCATGCACGTGGAACGCAACGCCACG gAGGGCTACCGCACGCTGTGCGTGGCCTATAAGGAGATGAGCGTGGAGGAGTTCGCTCAGGCCGACGCTGGGCTCAGGGACGCTCGCCTGGCCCTGCAGGACCGGGAGGAGAGGCTCATGGCCGTCTACAACCAGGTGGAGACCGGCCTGAGCCTGATAGGAGCCACGGCCGTGGAGGACAG acTGCAGGAGGAGGCGGCCGAGACCATGGAGGCGCTGCAGGGAGCAGGCATGAAAGTGTGGGTACTGACGGGGGACAAGATGGAGACGGCCAAGTCCACGTGCTACGCCTGCCGGCTGTTCCAGCGGGGCAcggagctgctggagctgacGGTGCGCACCCTGGAGGAGGGAGGCCAAAGGCGCGAGGAGCGTCTGCAGGAGCTCCTGCTGGACTACCACAAGAGGACGGTGCAGGACGCCCCACCCGCGAAGGCCGGGGTCACCAG GAGGTGGTCGGCGGCGACGCAGGAGTACGGCTTCATCGTGGACGGCGCGGCGCTCTCCCTGGTGATGAACGACGCTAGCGCCCGGCGCTACAAGagcctgttcctgcagatcagCCAGAGCTGCTCGGCCGTGCTCTGCTGCCGCATGGCCCCCCTGCAGAAGGCCCAG ATTGTGAAGATGGTTAAGAACTCCAAAGGGAACCCCATCACGCTCTCCATTGGAGACGGAGCCAATGACGTCAGCATGATCCTGGAGGCGCACGTGGGGATAG GTATAAAGGGGAAAGAGGGGCGGCAGGCAGTGCGGAACAGCGACTACGCCATCCCGAAACTCAAGCACCTGAAGAAGCTGTTGCTGGCCCACGGGCACCTGTACTATGTCCGCATCGCCCACCTGGTGCAGTACTTCTTCTACAAG aatcTTTGCTTCATTTTACCTCAGTTCTTGTTCCAGTTTTTCTGTGGATATTCACAGCAG CCCTTGTACGATGCAGCCTATCTGACGATGTACAACATCTGCTTCACCTCTATGCCCATCCTGGCCTACAGCCTCCTGGAGCAGCACATCAGCATGGAGATCCTGCTGGACGATGCCAGCCTGTACA gggtgATAGGGAAGAACGCGATGCTGCGTTGGGGTCCCTTCCTGTACTGGTCATTGCTGGGCTTGTTCCACGGTCTGGTCTTCTTCTTCGGAGTGCACTACCTTTTCGGAAACCCCGCACTACAGGACAACGGCCAG GTGTTTGGAAACTGGTCGTTTGGGACCATAGTTTTTACAGTCCTCGTCTTCACTGTCACCCTTAAG CTGGCTCTGGACACGCGGCACTGGACGTGGATCAACCACTTTGTCATCTGGGGCTCCCTGGCCTTCTACgtcttcttcagcttcttctGGGGCGGCATCATATG gcCCTTCCTGAAGCATCAGCGGCTGTACTTCGTCTTCGCTAACATGCTGAGCTCGGTGTCGGCCTGGCTGGTCATCATCCTGCTCATCCTGCTGAGTCTGCTCCCCGACATCCTGTTCGCcgtgctccgccccccccgtggcccccacccccgccag